One Nitrospira sp. DNA window includes the following coding sequences:
- a CDS encoding aldehyde dehydrogenase family protein, with translation MENGRPFLIGGRWSQSTTAVPVRNPYTGETIAHVCQAGPAEAELAMQSAVDGAAAMRRLSGYARSTLLQKAAQSLQVRQEEFARMMMAESGKPVTDARREVGRAIQTFAIAAEEAKRIGGEVVPLDWSPGMETYWGVTRRFPIGPILGITPFNFPLNLVVHKVAPALAAGNSILIKPAPQTPLTSLLLGDLLLQAGVPPGGLNVLPCDNQVAERLVIDPRFKLLSFTGSAPVGWMLKAKCGKKKVVLELGGNAAVIIEPDADLDYAVHRCVTGGFTYAGQTCISVQRIFVHESVAAAFTESLVARVQALASGDPGDETTVVGPLIDAGAAQRVEGWIGEAVAQGARLLAGGSRVGSVVRPTVLSQVTATMKVSCQEVFGPLVTITPYREFEAALRAVNESDYGLQAGIFTNNIGRIFQAFEQLEVGGVLVNEIPTFRADHMPYGGVKDSGIGREGLRYAIEDMTEPKLLVMNLRRP, from the coding sequence TTGGAAAATGGACGTCCCTTTCTAATCGGCGGCCGGTGGTCTCAGTCCACTACCGCTGTTCCTGTACGCAATCCCTACACCGGCGAGACGATTGCCCATGTCTGTCAGGCTGGTCCGGCTGAAGCGGAACTGGCCATGCAGTCTGCGGTCGACGGTGCGGCAGCCATGCGCCGGTTGTCGGGCTATGCGCGATCGACCCTGTTGCAGAAGGCTGCCCAATCCTTGCAGGTGCGTCAGGAAGAGTTCGCTCGTATGATGATGGCCGAGTCTGGCAAACCCGTCACCGATGCGCGGCGGGAGGTCGGGCGCGCCATTCAGACGTTTGCGATTGCCGCAGAGGAGGCCAAACGGATCGGCGGCGAGGTGGTGCCGCTCGATTGGTCGCCTGGCATGGAGACCTACTGGGGGGTGACCAGGCGGTTTCCGATCGGTCCGATCCTCGGCATTACGCCCTTCAATTTTCCCCTCAATCTCGTCGTCCACAAAGTGGCGCCCGCCCTGGCCGCGGGCAATTCCATTCTGATCAAACCGGCCCCTCAGACTCCGCTGACGTCGTTGTTGTTAGGCGACCTGCTGTTGCAGGCGGGCGTGCCTCCGGGAGGGCTCAATGTGCTGCCGTGCGACAACCAGGTTGCGGAACGGTTGGTGATCGATCCTCGATTCAAGTTGCTGAGTTTTACCGGAAGCGCACCCGTTGGATGGATGTTGAAGGCCAAGTGCGGCAAGAAGAAGGTGGTGTTGGAACTGGGCGGCAATGCGGCTGTGATCATTGAGCCGGATGCAGATCTGGACTATGCGGTGCATCGGTGTGTTACCGGCGGATTTACCTATGCCGGTCAAACCTGCATTTCAGTCCAGCGGATTTTCGTGCATGAGTCGGTGGCCGCGGCATTCACCGAGAGCCTGGTGGCTCGTGTCCAGGCATTGGCCAGTGGAGATCCGGGCGACGAGACCACGGTGGTGGGGCCGTTGATCGATGCGGGGGCGGCACAGCGGGTTGAGGGGTGGATAGGAGAGGCCGTCGCCCAGGGAGCGCGTCTGCTGGCCGGCGGGTCACGGGTGGGTTCGGTGGTGCGTCCGACGGTGTTGTCCCAGGTGACCGCGACGATGAAAGTGAGCTGCCAGGAGGTGTTCGGCCCGTTGGTGACGATCACACCGTATCGTGAGTTTGAGGCAGCATTGCGAGCAGTGAATGAGTCGGACTATGGGCTGCAGGCCGGCATTTTTACCAATAACATCGGGCGTATTTTCCAAGCCTTCGAGCAGTTGGAGGTCGGCGGGGTGCTGGTGAATGAAATTCCCACCTTCCGCGCTGACCACATGCCCTACGGCGGCGTCAAGGATTCCGGAATCGGCCGTGAAGGGCTCCGCTACGCGATCGAGGACATGACCGAGCCAAAATTATTGGTCATGAATCTTCGCCGACCGTGA
- a CDS encoding arginine decarboxylase, pyruvoyl-dependent, giving the protein MVPTHMFLTRGVGVHKEKLAAFEQALRSAGVAYCNLVSVSSILPPNCKILPRKRGEKLLNPGEITFCVMARSETNERNRLISASIGLAIPTDRDTYGYLSEHHAYGETDEESGEYTEDLAAQMLATTQGIEFDPDVAWKEREQVFKMGGKIVRTLNITQSAVGRPNRWTCVIALAVFIPTENIPKSLRNKA; this is encoded by the coding sequence ATGGTACCCACACACATGTTTTTGACGAGGGGCGTCGGAGTGCACAAGGAAAAGTTGGCTGCGTTCGAGCAGGCCTTGCGGAGCGCCGGCGTGGCCTACTGTAACCTCGTCAGCGTCTCGTCGATTCTTCCCCCCAATTGCAAAATCCTTCCTCGGAAGCGTGGCGAGAAATTGCTCAATCCGGGTGAAATCACATTTTGTGTCATGGCCCGGTCCGAGACGAACGAACGGAACCGGCTAATCTCCGCCTCAATTGGTTTGGCGATTCCGACCGACCGCGATACCTACGGATATCTCTCCGAGCACCATGCGTACGGCGAAACGGATGAAGAATCGGGGGAATACACGGAAGACCTGGCGGCACAGATGCTCGCCACAACCCAGGGGATCGAGTTCGATCCTGATGTGGCGTGGAAAGAACGCGAGCAGGTGTTCAAGATGGGCGGCAAAATCGTCCGAACCCTCAACATCACGCAGTCCGCAGTCGGTCGGCCGAATCGATGGACCTGCGTCATCGCCTTGGCAGTGTTTATCCCCACGGAAAACATTCCCAAGAGTCTTCGGAACAAGGCCTAG
- the speB gene encoding agmatinase, translating to MSLPSGWLGQADNFLGIDEPWCHPDRAGVYVLPAPYEHTSSYILGSDRGPSAIIEASQQVELFDETLRQEPYREWGGVATAATLNLDGRVDGQAVQAIQDFVQPHVGRGKFLVTLTGEHTGALGAIRAHAQKYPGMCVVQIDAHGDLRQAYQDNPYSHASVMARVVQDGLPLVQVGIRSISPEEIELIDNTPRIKTFFAASILDPSGPYEGRAARWIPEVLTACTGPVYLTFDCDGLDASLVPALGTPEPGGLGWYDTLALVTALANGPGIVGMDISEIAPIEGFVAPQFSIARLIYRMLGRIRAGRRVH from the coding sequence ATGTCGCTCCCGTCCGGGTGGCTTGGGCAAGCCGACAATTTTCTCGGGATCGACGAACCCTGGTGCCATCCTGATCGGGCCGGGGTCTACGTGCTGCCGGCTCCGTACGAACATACGTCGAGTTATATCCTCGGGTCTGACCGAGGCCCCTCCGCCATCATTGAAGCCTCCCAGCAAGTCGAACTGTTCGATGAAACGTTGCGCCAGGAACCCTATCGCGAATGGGGCGGTGTCGCGACGGCGGCAACGTTGAATCTCGACGGGCGTGTCGACGGACAAGCTGTGCAGGCCATTCAGGACTTTGTGCAGCCGCATGTGGGCAGAGGAAAGTTCCTCGTGACGTTGACCGGAGAACATACCGGCGCATTAGGTGCCATTCGTGCCCATGCGCAAAAGTATCCGGGGATGTGTGTGGTGCAGATCGATGCCCATGGCGACCTTCGGCAGGCCTACCAGGACAATCCCTACAGCCATGCCAGCGTGATGGCGCGCGTGGTTCAGGACGGGTTGCCGCTCGTGCAAGTCGGCATCCGGTCGATCAGTCCGGAGGAAATCGAGCTCATCGACAACACGCCTCGGATCAAGACCTTTTTTGCCGCGTCGATTTTGGATCCATCCGGGCCCTATGAAGGACGGGCTGCGCGCTGGATTCCTGAGGTGCTGACCGCGTGCACCGGCCCTGTGTACCTCACCTTCGATTGCGATGGGCTCGATGCCTCGCTTGTGCCGGCGTTGGGAACCCCTGAACCGGGCGGACTGGGGTGGTACGATACGCTCGCGTTGGTGACCGCGTTGGCGAATGGACCGGGGATTGTGGGGATGGACATCAGCGAGATCGCCCCGATCGAGGGATTCGTCGCTCCGCAATTCAGCATCGCCCGGTTGATCTACCGCATGTTGGGACGAATTCGTGCCGGCCGGCGTGTGCACTAG
- a CDS encoding pseudouridine synthase, which translates to MRINKFFTEQGLCSRREADRLIAEGRVTINGVVAKLGDQVLPQDLVARDGVVLQRGNRSVYIKYHKPVGVTTTTELHIPRNIISEIRHPERIFPIGRLDKDSSGLILLTNDGDIVNEILRVEHGHEREYRVEVDREFDETFLARMGEGVVILGARTRPCTTTRLGPRRFRIILTEGRNRQIRRMCQALGYRVVSLHRVRIMHITVEGLHAGQWTDLSAEERERLFQALGRSDESAQ; encoded by the coding sequence ATGCGCATCAATAAATTTTTTACCGAGCAGGGACTGTGTTCGCGGAGAGAGGCTGATCGACTGATCGCCGAGGGACGTGTCACCATCAACGGAGTGGTGGCCAAGCTCGGGGATCAGGTGTTGCCGCAGGACCTCGTGGCGCGCGACGGTGTCGTGCTGCAGCGAGGGAATCGTTCCGTCTACATCAAATATCACAAACCTGTCGGGGTGACGACCACCACGGAATTGCACATTCCGCGAAATATCATCTCCGAGATCCGGCACCCTGAACGCATTTTTCCCATCGGCCGGCTCGATAAAGATTCGTCCGGTCTCATCCTGCTGACCAACGATGGCGATATTGTGAATGAGATCCTACGGGTCGAGCATGGGCATGAACGGGAATATCGAGTCGAAGTGGATCGGGAGTTCGATGAGACGTTTCTCGCCCGCATGGGCGAGGGCGTGGTCATTTTGGGTGCACGCACACGTCCCTGCACGACGACGCGCCTCGGGCCCCGCCGATTTCGGATCATCCTGACGGAAGGACGCAACCGTCAGATCCGGCGTATGTGCCAGGCGCTCGGGTATCGAGTCGTCTCGTTGCATCGTGTGCGCATCATGCACATCACCGTGGAGGGGCTGCATGCGGGGCAGTGGACAGATCTGAGTGCGGAGGAGCGTGAGCGACTCTTTCAGGCGCTTGGCCGATCGGACGAGTCGGCGCAGTAA
- a CDS encoding MCP four helix bundle domain-containing protein, whose amino-acid sequence MSLASRLRFTFPGTNQLIISILIAGLGWVSGQALSRIDQDLRIMYTEYTLGAADLAHISADVIRYRNTIIRSLEAENQNTFERITESLPAQRARIQHAVDRYAAAGLRVSRSGRSEEKDIQAVRESLDQYFHVASKTVDLLSQEWRAGSVAEAAELRRKAEIHAADNGGPKVMQVSLALDRLLETVADVAKDMREAGTKTIVSTSYWIVGGSFFIALLNLFLSRTPTAPPLPSARPGETTHSGAPLGLPGEGSNPALRAD is encoded by the coding sequence GTGTCACTGGCATCTCGCCTCAGGTTCACGTTTCCCGGAACCAATCAACTGATCATCAGCATCCTGATCGCGGGATTGGGATGGGTGAGCGGCCAGGCACTCAGCCGTATCGATCAGGACCTCCGCATCATGTACACCGAGTACACGCTGGGTGCGGCGGATCTCGCGCATATCTCCGCCGATGTCATCCGCTATCGCAACACGATCATTCGATCGTTGGAGGCGGAAAACCAGAACACCTTCGAACGGATCACGGAATCCCTGCCGGCACAACGGGCGCGAATCCAGCATGCAGTGGATCGATACGCCGCAGCCGGTCTGCGCGTGTCGAGAAGCGGACGGAGCGAAGAAAAGGATATTCAAGCGGTTCGCGAAAGCCTTGACCAATACTTCCACGTGGCCAGCAAAACAGTCGATCTGCTGTCTCAGGAGTGGCGGGCAGGATCGGTGGCCGAAGCGGCGGAACTCCGGCGCAAAGCCGAAATCCATGCCGCCGACAACGGCGGACCGAAGGTGATGCAAGTGAGCCTAGCCCTGGATCGGCTGCTCGAAACCGTGGCGGATGTCGCCAAAGACATGCGCGAGGCAGGAACCAAAACCATTGTATCCACGAGTTATTGGATCGTGGGCGGGAGCTTCTTTATTGCGTTGTTAAATCTGTTTCTTAGCCGGACACCGACGGCACCGCCGCTGCCCTCCGCTCGACCCGGCGAGACCACGCATTCCGGTGCACCCCTTGGCCTGCCCGGCGAGGGCTCGAACCCGGCCCTCCGCGCCGACTGA
- a CDS encoding ABC transporter ATP-binding protein, with amino-acid sequence MNDNASQLTISTPSAWTILARFNLLIGLERRILAIVVSYAVAIGLFALIVPLTVQELVNTFAFAIQPIMIVTLVATMLGALLLMGTFRVLQGRAVEVLVQRIYTRLAIAFTEALPRFRENVFLPEHTNTFIEAELLPRALVAMLIDFVNVSVSGMIGMTILVMYHPYFLGYNILLITGCAFLLTFFGRGGLRITQRVSQLHYKTFHWLQDIGINRLHFKSTDSLPLLLKKTDTLVQAYVLARKTRSDILSGAQYQSTVVFQAFAHSGMIGLGGWLLSVGDITLGQFVAAEVIVGTLLLNLDTVARRMYAAIYVATSLQELSTLFDMPKEEVSGPIASWLPDPCEHGVRLTCKDVSFAAPDGQLLFNHFSLEVLPGEKISVLSGTSRSKTSLALLLAGLYHPTEGVIRYNDIDLRDVSLTYVNRCRGLMLDSHPTLFDGTLEENVTLQRPSIQFEDLSWALRFTELEEEIDAFPQGLETLVHGNGSNLTRSQVLRILLARMIVTRPQLLIFNGSLHNIEPALRLTLLRRLCSKEEPWSVVFVSNDPEVSQLVERRVVLD; translated from the coding sequence GTGAATGACAACGCCTCCCAGCTGACCATCTCAACACCCTCCGCGTGGACGATCCTCGCGCGCTTCAATCTCCTGATCGGACTCGAACGCCGCATTCTCGCCATCGTCGTCTCGTACGCGGTCGCGATCGGCCTCTTCGCGCTCATCGTGCCGCTCACGGTGCAAGAGTTGGTGAACACCTTCGCCTTCGCCATCCAACCGATTATGATCGTCACGCTGGTCGCGACGATGTTGGGAGCCCTGCTGCTCATGGGCACATTCCGCGTTCTGCAGGGACGAGCGGTGGAAGTTCTGGTGCAGCGCATCTACACTCGCCTGGCCATCGCCTTTACCGAAGCCCTCCCGCGTTTTCGTGAGAACGTGTTTCTCCCCGAACACACCAACACCTTCATCGAGGCGGAATTGCTCCCGCGCGCGCTGGTTGCGATGTTGATCGACTTCGTCAATGTCTCGGTCTCGGGCATGATCGGCATGACGATCCTGGTCATGTATCATCCCTATTTTCTCGGCTACAACATCCTGCTGATCACCGGATGTGCGTTTCTGCTGACGTTTTTCGGGCGTGGCGGGCTGCGGATTACCCAACGGGTCTCGCAACTACACTACAAAACCTTTCACTGGCTGCAGGACATCGGCATCAACCGGCTCCATTTCAAATCCACAGACAGCTTGCCGCTCCTCCTCAAGAAAACCGATACCCTCGTTCAAGCCTATGTGCTGGCACGAAAGACGCGATCGGATATTCTGAGCGGCGCCCAGTATCAGAGCACGGTAGTGTTTCAAGCCTTTGCGCACAGCGGCATGATCGGCTTGGGCGGCTGGCTGCTGTCGGTCGGCGATATTACCCTGGGCCAATTCGTCGCTGCAGAAGTCATTGTCGGCACCCTGCTGCTGAACCTCGACACTGTCGCTCGGCGTATGTACGCGGCTATCTATGTCGCCACCTCGCTCCAGGAACTCTCCACGCTGTTCGACATGCCGAAAGAAGAGGTGTCCGGGCCGATCGCCTCGTGGCTGCCCGACCCCTGCGAGCATGGGGTTCGCCTTACCTGCAAAGACGTTTCCTTCGCCGCGCCGGACGGACAGCTGCTCTTCAACCATTTCAGCCTGGAAGTCCTGCCAGGGGAAAAGATCAGCGTGCTTTCCGGCACCAGTCGGAGCAAGACGTCACTCGCACTGCTTCTTGCCGGTCTGTACCATCCCACCGAGGGGGTCATCCGCTACAATGACATCGATCTTCGCGATGTCTCCCTCACCTATGTGAATCGCTGTCGCGGTCTCATGCTGGACTCCCATCCCACCCTGTTCGACGGTACCCTGGAAGAAAATGTGACGCTCCAGCGTCCGTCAATTCAGTTCGAAGATCTGAGCTGGGCGCTTCGCTTTACGGAACTCGAAGAGGAAATCGATGCGTTCCCCCAGGGCTTGGAAACGCTGGTGCACGGGAACGGCTCCAACCTGACGCGTAGTCAGGTCCTGCGCATTCTCCTGGCACGCATGATCGTCACCCGGCCGCAACTCTTGATCTTCAACGGCAGCCTCCACAACATCGAGCCGGCACTGCGACTGACGCTGTTGCGCCGCCTGTGTTCCAAAGAGGAACCCTGGTCGGTGGTGTTCGTCTCCAACGACCCGGAAGTCAGCCAGTTGGTCGAACGGCGTGTCGTGCTCGACTGA
- a CDS encoding ABC transporter ATP-binding protein, whose translation MAQDHSGNQSNMFQTVVGHLGLLFRLERRILGLIVSYSIAIGLFSLIVPLTVQELVNTFAFALQPITIVTLAAVMVAGLLFVGAFRALQYYAVEVLERRIFARVAIAMAQQLPHLRYQGFKPRFANYFMETILMQRAVSVLLVDLINVIVGGAVGMTILVFYHPYFLLYNAILLLGFNVVFFLMSHGGLKADLDLSHAKYDTLHWFQEIAYNLLHLKSTDSQALLIKKTDQLLDTYVDVRKTRFGILIRQYLGSLGWQAIAHSGLIATAGWLLGIGQLTLGQFVAAEVVVSGILSSFDGVVKRMGHIYYFLTALTELGFLFSLPKDQDAATLSIPLPDPTVHGIRVTSKDLTFAPAGGPAIFENFNLEITPGEKIGIYADTTMAKTALARVLGGLETPTSGVIRYNGVDLRHLNLDSVNRFRGFILDSQLSLFEGTLEENIVLGRDYIPYSDVRWALRFTELEEEVDALPHGLKTHVRSAGKIFAPTHIVRILVARAILGHPQLLIFEGILHNMHPAMRETILRRLCSKEEPWSVIFVSNDPNLTPHVDRRIMLN comes from the coding sequence ATGGCCCAGGATCATTCCGGCAACCAAAGCAATATGTTTCAAACGGTCGTCGGCCACCTGGGCCTCCTGTTCCGCCTCGAACGACGGATCCTCGGCCTCATCGTTTCCTATTCGATCGCGATCGGGCTCTTCTCACTGATCGTCCCCCTCACCGTCCAAGAACTCGTCAACACGTTCGCCTTCGCGCTCCAGCCCATCACCATTGTCACACTGGCTGCGGTCATGGTGGCGGGCCTGCTCTTCGTCGGGGCCTTCCGGGCCCTCCAATATTATGCGGTGGAAGTCCTGGAGCGCCGCATTTTTGCTCGGGTCGCCATTGCCATGGCCCAGCAACTCCCGCACTTGCGCTATCAGGGCTTCAAGCCCCGCTTCGCGAACTATTTCATGGAAACCATTCTCATGCAGCGGGCCGTCTCGGTCCTGTTGGTCGACCTGATCAACGTGATCGTCGGCGGCGCGGTCGGTATGACGATCCTGGTGTTCTATCACCCCTATTTCCTGCTGTATAACGCGATCCTGCTGCTCGGGTTCAACGTGGTGTTTTTTCTCATGAGTCACGGCGGGCTCAAGGCTGACCTTGACCTCTCTCACGCCAAATACGACACCCTGCATTGGTTCCAGGAAATCGCCTACAACCTGCTTCACCTCAAATCCACGGACAGCCAGGCGCTCCTGATCAAGAAGACCGATCAGCTCCTGGACACGTACGTGGACGTACGGAAGACCAGATTCGGCATTCTGATCCGGCAATACCTGGGCTCTCTCGGGTGGCAAGCCATCGCACATAGCGGCCTCATCGCGACCGCCGGCTGGTTGCTGGGAATCGGCCAGTTGACGTTGGGACAATTTGTCGCCGCCGAGGTCGTGGTGAGCGGCATTCTTTCGAGTTTCGACGGGGTCGTCAAACGGATGGGGCACATCTACTACTTCCTCACCGCATTGACCGAACTCGGCTTTCTCTTCTCACTTCCGAAAGACCAGGACGCCGCGACCCTGTCCATTCCCCTGCCGGATCCGACCGTACACGGCATTCGCGTCACCAGCAAAGACCTCACGTTTGCGCCAGCTGGGGGTCCGGCGATCTTCGAAAACTTCAATCTGGAAATCACACCGGGGGAAAAGATCGGTATCTACGCGGATACGACGATGGCGAAGACGGCGCTGGCGCGAGTCCTGGGCGGGCTTGAGACCCCGACCTCCGGCGTCATCCGCTACAACGGCGTCGACCTGCGCCACCTCAACCTGGACTCCGTCAATCGGTTCAGAGGATTCATCCTGGACTCCCAACTCTCGCTGTTCGAGGGCACGCTCGAGGAGAACATCGTGCTGGGGCGCGACTACATCCCCTACAGCGACGTGCGGTGGGCGCTGCGCTTTACGGAACTCGAAGAAGAAGTCGATGCCCTCCCTCACGGCCTGAAAACCCATGTACGATCCGCCGGCAAAATCTTCGCCCCCACGCATATCGTGCGCATTCTGGTGGCACGGGCGATCCTGGGGCACCCGCAACTCCTTATCTTCGAAGGGATTCTCCACAATATGCACCCCGCCATGCGCGAGACAATTCTTCGGCGCCTGTGCAGCAAGGAAGAACCCTGGTCGGTCATTTTCGTCTCGAACGATCCGAACCTGACGCCGCACGTCGACCGGCGAATCATGCTGAATTGA
- a CDS encoding TolC family protein, whose amino-acid sequence MKNYAWILVIAACALCGLPDKSAAAEDTPKSKALPPIPLSLNEVHAWIDRSHPLLKGAGTEKTSARGKMLKALGAFEPVLVNDTEIERFVDKGTTKTQSVGFNDTLVEARTPWGFRGSAGVRQAIGDAKIPDLSFGNGNQQVILGGFLPLLKGLMINPEHAELQRSELADPRAEVKISQTRQDLFLAAATQFWDWVSAAKFVDVQRRALGVAEERLRQVEGRAKAGAVAPLDVVEAGQEVQRRREVAIAAQRAVEQEQYKMSMFLWENQTPTTPQLERVPDFPPPAALPTADIVKADKLQAKSDRPEIREVDIEAKVNNIDLELAKNNLLPSLDLEAAPARAPEKFVLGLGYRFGAELRIPILQRRSRGEVMEAQAQADRLVLVQKYREQQVVVDVDNALSAIERAKERVAAAAESLRMAKTLEEGERFRFSLGATSVLFVNLRERNSVDSEMQLVRAKADYQKALALYQWSTGSWARSQPSAMPVNYRVGASFSK is encoded by the coding sequence ATGAAGAACTATGCATGGATCCTGGTCATTGCAGCCTGTGCGCTCTGCGGGCTGCCGGACAAGAGTGCGGCGGCGGAGGACACTCCGAAGTCCAAAGCCCTTCCGCCCATTCCGCTTTCGCTCAACGAAGTGCATGCTTGGATCGATCGCTCCCATCCTCTGCTGAAGGGGGCGGGTACTGAAAAAACGTCGGCACGTGGGAAAATGCTCAAGGCCCTGGGAGCGTTCGAGCCCGTTCTGGTCAACGATACAGAAATCGAGCGGTTTGTCGACAAGGGCACCACCAAAACGCAAAGCGTGGGATTTAACGATACCCTGGTTGAAGCCCGAACCCCTTGGGGATTCCGCGGGAGTGCGGGCGTTCGACAGGCCATCGGGGACGCCAAGATTCCGGACCTCTCCTTTGGCAATGGCAACCAGCAGGTCATTCTTGGCGGCTTCCTGCCTTTGCTGAAAGGCCTGATGATCAATCCTGAACATGCCGAACTGCAGCGCTCGGAACTGGCGGATCCCCGTGCCGAAGTGAAGATCTCACAAACCCGCCAGGATCTCTTCCTGGCCGCCGCAACCCAGTTCTGGGATTGGGTTTCGGCTGCCAAGTTTGTGGACGTCCAACGCCGGGCGCTCGGCGTCGCCGAGGAACGGTTGCGGCAGGTGGAAGGCAGAGCCAAGGCCGGAGCCGTGGCGCCCCTTGATGTGGTTGAAGCGGGACAGGAAGTCCAACGACGCCGGGAAGTCGCGATCGCCGCGCAGCGGGCCGTGGAACAGGAGCAATATAAGATGTCGATGTTCCTCTGGGAAAACCAGACACCCACGACGCCGCAACTCGAGCGTGTCCCGGATTTCCCCCCGCCCGCGGCTCTCCCGACGGCCGATATCGTTAAGGCTGATAAGCTGCAAGCGAAAAGCGATCGCCCCGAAATCCGCGAAGTCGACATCGAAGCCAAGGTCAACAATATCGATCTGGAACTCGCCAAGAACAATCTCCTGCCAAGTCTCGACCTGGAAGCGGCACCGGCACGCGCCCCTGAAAAGTTCGTACTCGGACTCGGTTATCGGTTCGGGGCAGAATTACGCATCCCGATCCTCCAACGCCGAAGCCGCGGCGAGGTGATGGAAGCCCAGGCGCAGGCCGACCGCCTGGTGCTGGTGCAAAAATACCGGGAACAGCAAGTGGTCGTGGATGTCGACAATGCATTGTCGGCGATCGAGCGGGCGAAGGAACGGGTGGCGGCGGCGGCGGAATCGCTCCGCATGGCCAAGACCCTGGAGGAAGGCGAGCGTTTTCGCTTCAGCCTGGGCGCCACCAGCGTGCTCTTCGTCAATCTCCGTGAACGCAATTCGGTCGACTCAGAGATGCAACTGGTGCGCGCGAAGGCCGATTACCAGAAGGCCCTCGCCCTCTATCAATGGTCAACCGGCTCCTGGGCGCGAAGCCAGCCTTCCGCCATGCCAGTCAATTATCGGGTCGGCGCGAGCTTCTCCAAATAG